From a region of the Phaseolus vulgaris cultivar G19833 chromosome 6, P. vulgaris v2.0, whole genome shotgun sequence genome:
- the LOC137832951 gene encoding uncharacterized protein has product MEAVIPPTFVGPKVTFTGMEDPEAHLTAFHTQIMLVGGSDAVRCKLFMSTLAGMAMDWFISLPDGYVTSFAQLSQLLKEQYIANQAPPPMSDDLFDVKQYQGETLKEYINRFGAQVVKVNTTEEPMIVYAFRKGICPGPLSESLIRNRPRTFAEIRRRAVEHIATEGEGLDSSKLEHHLVQRRGQERKCPYEPRKPQARGRSGENRPVRHNFVVELKDLIVVPNIANRLRIPAKTDKVLGPRKDAWCEFHQAFGHPITNCLALGHQLDELVKSGFLNNYLVGSSEAATLTTSAEDQAHEMPIHGEVHTISGGFSGGGCTASQHKSCDRGKKGAPSARGLGQFGRCGVLVHVQQATVVSRPVETIHRMFVWLHRGSGGGARLSGAEDDFHRWHRVSHREHKVLGCER; this is encoded by the exons ATGGAAGCAGTAATACCACCCACGTTCGTAGGCCCGAAGGTTAcgttcactgggatggaggacccagaggcgcacctcactgcgttccatacgcagataaTGCTGGTTGGCGGTTCTGACGCCGTAAGGtgcaagttgttcatgagcacgtTGGCAGGGATGgcgatggactggttcatcagtctCCCAGACGGCTATGTGACCTCGTTTGCACAGTTATCACAACTGCTCAAGGAGCAGTACATCGCGAACCAGGCTCCCCCACCGATGTCGGATGATCtttttgacgtgaagcagtaccagggggagacgttgaaggagtatatcaatcgctttggggcgcaggtggtgaaggtcaACACCACTGAAGAGCCGATGATAGTCTATGCGTTTAGAAAGGGAATTTGTCCTGGACCACTTAGCgagtcgctcatcaggaacCGCCCCAGGACCTTCGCTGAGATCAGGCGTCGTGCGGTGGAGCACATCGCAACGGAGGGAGAG ggtttggattcttcaaagcttgaacaccacttggttcaacggAGAGGTCAAGAAAGGAAGTGCCCATACGAGCCCAGAAAGCCTCAGGCCAGGGGACGCTCAGGGGAGAATAGGCCGGTAAGGCACAATTTTGTGGTAGAGCTGAAAGATCTaatcgttgtgcccaacatagcgaATAGGTTAAGGATCCCGGCGAAGACggataaggtgttgggaccacGCAAGGATgcgtggtgtgagttccatcAGGCGTTCGGGCATCCGATCACCAACTGCTTGGCTTTGGGCCATCAattggatgagcttgtgaagagcggtttcttgaaCAATTACCTGGTGGGGTCATCAGAAGCCGCGACCTTGACGACATCAGCAGAGGACCAGGCCcatgagatgcctatccatggggaggtCCACACCATCTCTGGCGGTTTCTCGGGTGGAGGATGCACTGCCTCTCAGCACAAGAG TTGTGACCgcgggaagaaaggtgcaccGAGTGCTCGTGGACTAGGGCAGTTCGGCAGATGTGGTGTTCTGGTCCAcgttcaacaagctacagttgtctcCCGACCTGTTGAGACCATACACAGGATGTTTGTATGGCTTCACAGGGGATCAGGTGGAGGTGCGCGGCTAtctggagctgaggacgacttTCACAGATGGCACCGCGTCTCGCACCGAGAACATAAGGTACTTGGTTGTGAACGCTAA